Genomic DNA from Carnobacterium gallinarum DSM 4847:
TTAAACCGGTTTCTAAAGAAGGCTCTGAGCGTTTGATTCGTAGTGCCATTGAACATGCGCTAAAGCATCAGCGGAAATCTGTGACACTAGTTCATAAAGGAAATATTATGAAATTTACTGAGGGTGGTTTTAAACAATGGGGATACGAGTTAGCAGAACGGGAATTTGCGAATCAAGTATTTACTTGGAATACCTATGATCAACTTAGGAAGCAACATGGGAAAGAGCTTGCTGATCAAGCATACCAAAAAGCTCAAGTAGAAAATAAACTAATTATTAAGGATCGAATTGCGGATATCTTTTTGCAAGAAATATTGATTCATCCAGCTGAATATGATGTAATTGCTACCTTGAATTTAAATGGTGATTATATTTCAGATGCTTTGGCTGCTCAAGTTGGTGGCATTGGAATTGCACCTGGAGCTAATTTGAATGGGGTTACGGGTCATGGGATTTTTGAAGCAACTCATGGAACAGCACCAGAATTTGCTGGGTTGAATAAATTGAATCCGTCTTCGTTGTTATTATCAGGGGCGTTATTATTTGATTATATAGGTTGGCATGAAGTTGCCAATCTTATTACGAAAAGCATTGAACATTTAATAGAAAGTAAGCGTGTGACGGTGGATTTTTCCAGTCAGATGGAAGGCGCAACGGAACTAAGTTGCTCGGATTTTGGTGAAGAATTAGTTAAGTGGATTCAACTAAGTTGATTGTATCAAATTAAGAACTGATTTATTTCAGTTCTTTTTGTTATTTTTCGTCCTTTTTTATTAGATA
This window encodes:
- the icd gene encoding NADP-dependent isocitrate dehydrogenase, with the translated sequence MSQGVKIEAHNGQLMVPVNPIIPFIEGDGIGPEIWQVAKKVFDVAILKAYHGQRQVVWQEVLAGEKAFKQTGNWLPEETLSVIKEHFVAIKGPLTTPIGGGFRSLNVTLRQTLDLYICYRPVRYFNGVPSPLRHPELTDMMIFRENTEDIYAGIEFAAGSSEVEQLISYLKTELSVDKIRFPSTSALGIKPVSKEGSERLIRSAIEHALKHQRKSVTLVHKGNIMKFTEGGFKQWGYELAEREFANQVFTWNTYDQLRKQHGKELADQAYQKAQVENKLIIKDRIADIFLQEILIHPAEYDVIATLNLNGDYISDALAAQVGGIGIAPGANLNGVTGHGIFEATHGTAPEFAGLNKLNPSSLLLSGALLFDYIGWHEVANLITKSIEHLIESKRVTVDFSSQMEGATELSCSDFGEELVKWIQLS